The nucleotide window GAGAAGTAATATTCAACGAAAAAGATATTATTCCTTTATGGGTAGCAGATATGGATTTTGCTACTGCTCCAGAAATTGTTGATGCTCTTCAAAAAAGAGTCTCGCACCCTATATATGGATACACTTTACAAAATGATGAGTTTTGGAATGCAATCATAAATTGGACCTATAAGAGACATCAATGGAAAGTCATCAAAAATGAGTTGGTGTTTGTTCCTGGTATTGTTCCGGGTTTAGGTATGTTAGTACAAGCTTTGACAAATGTGAATGATAAAGTAGCGTTATTCTCTCCGGTATACCCTCCATTTTATGAAAATATCGAGAAAAACAAACGCGAGCTAGTCAATATCCCACTTATCAATAATGATAATTATTACTCTATAGATTTTGGTACATTTGAGGACGAATTAAAAAAGGGCTGCAAGCTTCTTATGTTTTGTAATCCTCATAACCCCTCGGGTAGAGTTTGGAAAAAGGAAGAATTGGAAAAACTATTAGACCTTTGTGATCAATACGATTGTAATATTATTTCTGATGAAATCCATGCCGACCTTACTCTATTTGGCAATAAACATGTTCCATTTGCATCATTATCTGCAATCGCTGAAAAAAGAGTGATCACATGCATGGCTCCGTCTAAAACATTTAATCTAGCTGGTTTAAACTGTGCTTATTTAATCTTTAAAAACCCAAAAATCAAAAGCTTATACCTTGATGAAGTAAAACATATGCATCTAGATTTTGGAGGAACAATTGGAACCGAAGCATTAAAAGCTGCTTATAACCATGGTGAAGATTGGTATCAGGAACTTTTAAAATATATAGAAGGAAATATCAAATATGTTCAAGAAGAATTAAAAGATACACCCATCAAAATAATGCCTATTGAGGCGACTTATTTATTATGGTTAGATTGTCGAGGTATTAATGAAAGTGCTTCAATGATTGTCAACTTTTTTCACCAAAAGGCAAAAGTTGGCGTTCAGGATGGAAGACATTTTGGATACACTGGAGCAGGGTTTATGCGATTAAATACGGCATGCCCCAGATCAGTACTAGAAGAAGCTATAAAAAGAATAAAAGGGAATTTAGAATAGTTTCCTATATTTACTTAAACAACAACTCTTCAATTTATTAAAATATCATGAAATTAACCTTCAAGCTCTTAAGTCTAGGCCTATCATCTTTATTATTATTTAGCTGTGACAGTGATAGTGACGACACTCCACAAGCTGAACCTTATTTTGAAGATAATTTAAGTCTCGATACTTGGGAAGTAACAGAATTTGGAGCAGACAAAACTTACGAAACACCCATCGGTTGGGAAACTTCAAACCCCGGAACATCTTTTTTAAGCTTTGTAAATACCACTCAGGAAACAAGTGATGTTGTTAGTGGAAGTTCTGCTAGAATGGAAACTATTGCTATTCCTTTAACTGGTATTGCAGCAGCAACAGTATATACAGGGAAATTTCAATTGAATACTTCTGACCCCGCTCAAAGTGCTATCCTTGGCGTAGAGTATACAAAGAGACCTAAATCGATGTCTTTTAATTACAAATACACTCCTGGAGATGAATATTTACAATTTGATGGTGCGGTAAGCTCACCTGTAGAAGGTGCTGTTGACTCTTGCCTAGTCTATATGTACCTACAAAAAAGAGAAGGAGAGTCTATTCAAAGAATCGGTACAGCTGCTATGCAACATAGTGATACTGTAACAGAATGGACAAAAGAAAAATTAGAGGTGATTTATGGTGAGATTGAGAACCCTGTACCAGGTTTTCGTTTAAGACCTGAAGAAACGGGTTGGGCTGATGCAGACGCTACTCCTACTCACGTGATCATTACTTTTACATCAACTTCGGCTGGAGACTATTTCAGAGGCGCTATCGGTAGTGTACTAATGGTTGATGATATCTCTATTGAATATTAATTCTATGAAATTTATATATCTATGGGTCGCACTTTTTAGTGTGACCTTTTTCACATCTTCACTTCAGGCACAAACTAGTGAAGAACAAAATAATGAAAAATCACTAGTTTGGGGAGGAAGGTTTAGCATTAACTTTGGTGCATCAGTACCACTCTATTTCCAGGATATTCCAAAAAGGTATTCTTGGTCTACAACATTCAACCCCTCAGTTGGAGCATATGTTGAAATTCCATTAAAAGAAGACCGAAAGTCTGTACATATTGAACTTATTTATACTAGAAAAGGAAATTCAACAGAAGCAACAGTAGAGAACCGTTACTTTAAGGTAAGCGATAATTATCAAGGTTATGTTACTGGTGATGTTCAAACCAATATCAGCCTAAACTATATTGAAATTCCTATTCAGTTTAAGACTAATCTTTCTAAAAAAGATAATGGTTGGTATGCTATCGCAGGTTTATATGTAGCTGCAATGGTCTCAGGAACATTTGATGGTATATTATACGCTGGTGGTACATTAGAAGATATTGTAGGTAGTAGTACTGAAATAGGAAGAGACACTCCCTATGATTATAGTTCAGATTTAGTCAATTTTGATTGGGGTGCCCAATTTGGTATTCAAAAAGAAATTGGTGATCACTTCACTGTCGACACCCAAATTGCTTGGGGATTTAATGGTATATTCCCAAGAGGGTATGACACCGTAGATCCAAACCTCTTTAATTTATATGGTAAAGTAGGTGTACTTTATAAAATTGGAAAATAAAAAAAGGAGTAAGTTAATCGCTTACTCCTTTTTTAATGAAATTTTCGTTTATCCCCTACAGTAAAGTTGATGGGCAAACATATTCTGTTGTTTCAATTCCTGCTTCTTTAATGGCCTTGAAACCTCCTTTCACATCTATGATATTATCAAATCCTCTTGATTTCATAATAGAAGAGGCAATCATTGAACGATACCCTCCTGCACAATGAATATAGTAAGTAGCCTCTTTATCTAGATCACTCCATTCAGTATTAATATGATCCAAAGGCTTGTTGACCACTTTTTCATTACTTATATGTTCAGAAATATACTCAGAGTTTTTTCTAGCATCAATTACATTAATATCATTTGCTAAACGAGATTTAAATTCATCTGCAGAGATTGATTCAATAGAATCTACTTCTTTTCCAGCAGCTTTCCATGAATTAATCCCACCTTCTAAGTATCCCAAAGTATTATCGTAACCTACTCTTGATAACCTAGTAATTACTTCTTCTTCAGATCCTTCGTCAGCAATAATTACAATTGGTTGCTTTAGGTCGACAATTAACGCACCTACCCAAGGAGCGAATCCACCTTTCACTCCAATATTAATAGAATTAGGAATAAAGCCATCCTTAAAGGTTTGTGGTGCTCTAGTATCTAACATCAATGCTCCTTCTGCATTTACAATCTCTTCAAACAACTGAGGACTTAAAGCAACATTTCCTCTATCTAGAATTTGATCAATATTCTCGTATCCCTCTTTGTTTAACTTTACATTTTTAGGGAAATATTGAGGAGGAGTAGCTAAACCAGTGGTTACCTCTTTGATAAATTCAGCTTTTGTCATATCGGCTCTAAGAGCATAATTTGTCTTTTTCTGATTACCAAGAGTATCATGTGTCTCTTTACTCATATTTTTCCCACAAGCTGACCCTGCTCCATGTGCAGGATATACAACTACATCGTCAGCAAGGGGCATGATTTTATTTCTAAGAGAGTCAAATAGCAAACCAGCAAGATCCTCTTGTGTTAAATCTGACTTCACGGCTAAATCCGGTCTACCCACATCTCCGATAAATAATGTATCTCCAGAAAACAAGGCCACATCTTTTCCACTCTCATCTTTTAACAAGAAAGAAGAAGACTCTTGAGTATGTCCCGGAGTATGTAAAACCGTAATTGTGATATCACCTACATTAAACACCTCTCCATCTTCTGCGATATGTGCATCATATGATGTTTTGGCTGTTGGTCCGAAAACTATTGCAGCTCCTGTTTCCTCTGCTAAAGAAACATGTCCAGATACAAAGTCAGCATGGAAGTGAGTTTCAAAAATGTATTTAATTTTAGCTCCTTCTTTCGTTGCTTTTTCTAAGTAAGGCTTTGTTTCTCTTAGTGGGTCGATGATAACAGCCTCACCTTTGGATTCAATATAATATGCACCTTGTGCTAAACATCCTGTGTAAATTTGTTCGATTTTCATAATGCTTAGAAGTTCTATGTTTATATATGTCTTAAATATTTCTCTCTTTAAATTCGTTACTCTGAATCGCGCGCTCAAAGTTACGTCTTATTTCCAATTGATTACCTTTTTTATCATAATAATCTATGGCTGATTGTACATCCAGGAAAAAGTGATCCTTACCTAATCTCTGTGTTAAACCTACCCGATTAAAGAAATCTCTCACTGGACCGATCACCTCTGAAAAATAGGTACGAATTCCCTCTTGTTTGAGATCATAAATCAAATCTTCTAAAGAGGATAATGCCGTTGTATCAATATTGGATACTGATCCAAAATGTAAAACCAACAATTTTAAATCGCCTTTTTTCTGATCAATTTCACATCTTATTTTATCATAAAAATGACTACTATTTGCGAAATAAAGCTGTGCATCCTGACGAATAACAATCACATCCTCTCTCACTTCAGCATCTTTAAAGCGTTGTATATTTCTATAGTCTTCAGTCCCCTTTAACCTGCCTAGTATCGCTATATGGGGTGTTGCTGTTCTTTTCACTAATAATAAAAGGCTTAACAACATTCCAGATAAAATCCCTTCCTGAATCCCCCATAAAAGGGTAATAAGAAAAGTAAAAAGAAGCATGTAAAAATCTTCCCTTTTCGTTTTCCAAAGAAATTTAGGGTATGAAGTATCTATAAGTCCATACACTGCAACTAAAATTATAGAGGCTATGATTGCTTTGGGAAGTGACTCAAAAAATGGTGTCAAAAACAGCAAAGTCACTAATAACAAAACTCCACTGATTATACTTGCCAAATTTGTTTTCGCTCCCGCCTGATCATTAACAGCTGATCTACTAAACCCGCCTGTACCATGAAAAGAGCCAAAGAAAGATCCAATAATATCCCCTATTCCAAGAGCAATAAATTCTTTATTATTATCAATTTCGTATTCTCCCTTATGTCTTTGTTGAAGTGCTTTACTTACTGAAATTGATTCCATGTATGCTATCAATGCTATGGCAAATGCTGATGGAAGCAATTTCAAAACCATATCGTATGTAATGTTAGGAATACTAAATTCAGGAAATCCACTTGGAATTTTTCCCAACACATTTATTTCCAAATTAAAAGAATACATAATCACTAACCCAACAATAACTGCTACCAAAGACCCTGGTATTCCTTTTCCGAATTTCTTTGTTAATCGTATTAATAAAATACCACTAATACCTATTAAAACTGCATACCAATTAAATTGATCAAATTGCTTGAGCGTAGAGAACAATGTTATCAAGGTTGACGATTTATGATCTACAGATATCCCAAAGAAATTATTAAGCTGATCTATACCTATCACAAAGGCAGCTGCAGAAGTAAAACCGCTGATCACTGGCTTACTCAAGAAATTAACTAGAAAGCCAAATTTGATCACCCCGAAAAACAACTGAATCAGTCCTATCATTAACGTTAATAATATAACTGCAGAAATATATTGATCAGTTCCTACAGCAGCTAATGAGGAAACTGCCGCTGCAATTAACATAGAATCGATCGCAACAGGCCCAACAGCAACTTGTCTTGAAGTCCCCAATAATGAATAAGTAAACTGAGGAATCATGGCTGCATAGAGGCCATAAACCGGCGGTAACCCTGCCAAGCTAGCATATGCCATTCCTTGAGGAATAAGCATAATTCCTACTGTTAAACCTGCAGATATATCGCCAGATAAATATTCTTTTTTATAATTCTTAAGCCAAGGTGCTATAAAGTATTGATTTCGCATTTGAAAGTGATTATCTATTACAAAGGTGGGAAAAGAAAATAATAGTTTATGTAACAATCATCACATAAAAAAGAGTATCCACACTTATAGTGAATACTCTCTTTTTCTAGTTAAAACCTAACTTATCATTGTACAAAATGATAGGTCATAAGATAAATAACAATTTAAAGTTTCTTACTTAATTAATGACTTTATAGTTATAAGAACCTGAATTTGAGCTGATTTTTACTATCAACAACCCACTTGAAAAACCATCCGTTTTAATTGACATATTTTCTTTTGAAGATTCAGTAAATAATAATTTACCATTGATATCATAGACTGATACATTATAAGAAGTTAAAGTCGTTTGAATATGAATAACTCCTTCCGTTTTGGTTGGAAACACCTTTATTTGGTTTTTCAGATCATTATCCAATGAAGTTATATCACCATCTATCTCATCCAAATAATCCTCTAAAGAAAGGATAATTGCTACAGCAACTGTATTTTGTAACTCATCACTTCCTACCAATATTAAATCAAGTTCTTCAATTGCTTTTACCCTTGTTCCTGAAGGAAGCTTTGTAACGTCAATAGTAATCGTTAATGTCTCTTCATCAAAAATTACATAATCTGGAATAGATTCTCCATTCGCTTGTATTAGAATAAACTTCTTATCTAAACCTGTTAAACTTGAAAATAATGTTTCATCTACTCTTATCTCAATAACCTCTTCATCTATATTTTCTATAACTAAATGTTCATCTTGGAATTCTTGATAGTTTGAAAACTGATACGTTACATTTATTAAATTTTCACCTTCACTGACAGTATGAGATCTATTTAATGACACATCTTCTTTATCCCCATTCACTAACAATTCATATGTGATATCACCCTTTTCGAAATTATAGACAAAAGTATAAATACCATTACCTTTGTGGCTATAAACATCTCTACTTAATGACACCGATACTCCATTTATATTGATGGATAAAGTATCTTTATCTGGCTCAAATAATAATGCTTCAATTAATGGTTGCATATCAATTTCCCATGTTACCTCATTGAGATGATCGTTGGGCTCTGGTGTAAAAGAATATTCATCTTCTATAAATAAAGTATAATTGAGTTTTTCCTCTTCTTTATGTAAATATTTATGATCCTGATAATTAAGGTATCTATTTTCAAAAGTAATTCCACCAGAAATAATCACTTGATCATTCACTTTTACCATATCCTTTAAACTATAAAAAACTGGTCGTAAAGGTGTCACTTTCTCTCTATTACCGTCTTTAGAATACTTTATCAAAGCGTTATACATTTCTTTAGTAGATGTTGTATAAATACTTTCTTGACCGGATGTAACAACATCAGATCTAATATCTAATAAATAATATAAGTTTTCATCATCAACTAATAACCTAGTGTAACCATAATTATAACCATACTTGTGGTCATAAGGTAAAAATTCACTCCAAACTGGGATACCTTCACTATCTATTTTTATTACAAAATTTGAAAAATCACCTGCCTCTACACCTTCATCTTTCGGAATTAAATGGCCTTCAAATAAAGTATCATTAGAGTAAATCCAGCCTGTTATATAAACAGAATTATCACCTGCCTGAAACCCTGTTGGCCAACCTGTTCCCCCTCCTGATTGACCACTTATTAAAGATTTAGCCCACTTAACAGAACCATCACTAGAATTAATAGCTATCAAAGGAGAATTTACCTCTCTATTTTTAAAAGCTTCCAATTCTCCCTCTTCTGTTGAGATACCTTTGCTAATAAATTCACCGGATAGATATAATAAACCTTGTTTATCAGCGGTCAAAGTAATAAGATAATATGAGCCTATTTGATTAACCGTCAAGAAGGTCACTTCCTCAACCTTCTCAGTATCTAATCGATGTATATAAATAATATCATCATTATGTTCATACTCTGCATAGTAACCTAAACCATCAAAAGTAGTTACCGAGATGTCTTGGCTACTTCCAGTAGATGTTGAATAATTGAGTAAGTTTAATTCATTATCCAAGTAAACTATAACAGATTTAGAATCTGCCATTAAAGAATGTTCATTATTATCATAAGTAAATGAACTGGCATTATTTGGATTCTGTAATACCAATATGACATTCCCCGATGTTTCATCTACTTTTAAGTTATTTCCGAATTCATCTACAGTACCTAAGGAGAAATTCTTGTTTATTAGTACTTCTCCAACACTATTAAGTTTTTGTAAGTTAGACGTATTCTGGTTTTCAATACTTGATCCAAATCTATAAATATTATTTTCTATATCTGACTCAATAGCTGTATAATCATAAATACTATCATATCGAACTTCATTAATCTTTGAAGTCATATCTGTAATGATTTCATATGAAAAATATCCATATTGATAATCTATATAGAATACTAATTGTGCTTTTTGTCCTTTATTTGCTCTTACAGGAAAGCGTATATCAACTGTCCTTTCATCACCAATTAAAAGAGTAGTATCACCATTCAGCATAAAATAGAATTCATGTTCAAGAGCTATTTCTTCTGAAATATATTTGATAATTCCTTTATCAGAATGATGTTCCACCCTACTAATTTCAACTGCTGTACCCAGTTTATCATCAACTTTAGGTAGGTAGGCTACTGAGGTGATTTCATGAAGTGCCACTTTTTTATTGTAAATATCAACGGTATAATAATAAGAAGAATAATCACCATTACCATTAAGTTGATATTCTGTACTTGAAGGAATTAAATTAGACTGTTCATCAATTGAAAGTTTATCTCCGTTATCAGTCATAAAATAGATGCCTGCATCATTTTTTAAGTAATTGATTCCATAAAAAATATTGTCTCTCTTATTTAATACGGAAAGCATACTTCTTGTAACAGAAGATCCACCAATAGTTAGTTCCTTTGATGAAAGAATTGGATGTCTATCTTTAAAACTAGTAGTTGGATCTAATTCAAAATCAATCTGTAGCGTTTTATTATTACTACTGATTGACTCCACTGACTTCTCATTGTAAACAACAGATCCTGAACCTGTTATATTCCCATTTATTTTTATTCCATTGGAAAGATCTATATCTAAATTTGTATAATTTATCCCTTCATAACGTACTCTACCATACCCTTTAAACACATAGTCTTTATAAAATTTAAAAACATTTACACCTGATGAAAATTCATTGATATACATTCTATCAGACTGATCCATGAATATTTCCGTTTTTGATGAAGTGTTTACTACTGCATAATAGTTTTCGAATTGATCTGCTTTTATCGAAATATTTTCCTTATTGATCAAAGATGGATCATCTAAATAGAATGAAGCAAACTTATCAAATCTTTCATTATGAAAACTCGTAATGAAATACCCTTTCGAATAATTATTGGATTCAAAATATCCATAATAGTTAATTAATTCTCCTTCGTAATAAACACCTGTAACAAATGCCTGATCTTGTCCTCCTTCAATACTATAGATTGTTGATAACTTTTCTGGGTTTCTCTGTGAAAACAATGAAAAGTTCCTGATTTGAAATTCAGTATCAATCTTTAATGCAAATAAATCGTTACTTACATGATAAGTACTTAAACTACCATCAAACTGAAATCCATCTGTTACCAAGTCTCCTACTACATAAATATTTCCAGACCTATCAGTGGTCATTATACTTGCTTCAAAATCAGATTTCTGATCAAATGTTAAATTCTTACTCCATTGATGTGATCCTGAAGCGTCCCATTTTGTTAATTGTATAATAGACTCAGATCCAAAAGTCTCATTTATTTCATTGACTGTAACCTCACTATCAGCAAGGTAAAGTTGTGTGTAAATATTGTTCTCTAAATCAATTGACAAATCATAACCATCTTTTTCTATAAGACCTAAATTTGAAGAATTAAAGACCTTCTTAGTATAATTAACGGTTAGGTCATTATTCAACACAAACAGTACTAACTGATCTTCATTAGTTACAGTATAATTGACGTTATTAAATGTGATGCCATTTTCTGTGTTATTATTTACCAATACTGAAATAACTTCACCGTCTTCACTTACTTGAAAAAAAGCTCCCCTTTTATTTTGAAACGTTGTACTAAAAAGAAATTTATCACCATTATTTTTTTGAATATAACCTACTGAATCGCCATCACAATCTAAACAATTTCCGACAACGTATTTATTCCCAACATTATCATATTCAGTTCCTAGAATGATAACATTATTATTAGTTGTGCTTAGACTATTAACCAAATGCTTCTTTTCATTATTTATTGAGATAGATGAAATCCCTAAATCATAATAAAAATCAAAGGAAAAGTCTGTTATTATACCATTATCAGTATTATTATTTAATTGATTCGTATAAGAGAGATTAGAAACAGTAGCACCATACCATTCAAGGGTTTTATCAGCATCTGCTACGATTTTATATCTATCCTGTAATAAAAAACTATACGGCACTTCGAAGGTGAGTACTTTGTTTTTATAGGAATACAATAATTCCATTGGAGTACTCCATTCAGAGTTATATTCATCCAATTTTGTCAATACTGAAAGCCCTTTCAATTCTGTGACTTCATAACTCATATTCATAAGGTTCACATGAATATGAAACAATGCTTGACTTCCTTTTACATCTAAATAAATTGAGGTTCCATTAGAAGATAACACGTTTGATGTACTCTTCCCAATTTGTTCTCCTTCTAGACTTTCGAAAAATACTTCTCCACTTTTAGTTGCATAAAGAATAGTTTCGAAATTTGAGTCTCCTGCTGAAATCAGTTTTAATTGTTCTATGCCAGAGGGCAAGACTTCACCTTTAATAAAAAGTGATTTTGTAGAAATTTGTCCATAAGTTACTTTAAAAGTAGCTAATAACAGTAAAGACAAGAGTAGCGACAATTTGAGCTTGTAGTTCATCTTTAAGTTTAAATAATTATTAATGCTTTAAGTACACAACTTGTTGGATTTAGTCTGTGTGTTTTGTCAAATATAATTGAAGTCATTAACAATTCGAAATTTAAATATGACAACAAACCTTTTAATGATTATCAAATTTCATCTCACCCTGTCGCTTTGTCAGTAAAACTGACAAATCTTATCGATTTTTTACATTGGCACACTTCATGTAAAAAAGGCAATGAAGATTATTTTTTCTTCTATACTTTTTAGAATAACAAAAAATTATAAAACAGATAAATAAAAATGTCACAAGTA belongs to Flammeovirga agarivorans and includes:
- a CDS encoding PCMD domain-containing protein, yielding MKLTFKLLSLGLSSLLLFSCDSDSDDTPQAEPYFEDNLSLDTWEVTEFGADKTYETPIGWETSNPGTSFLSFVNTTQETSDVVSGSSARMETIAIPLTGIAAATVYTGKFQLNTSDPAQSAILGVEYTKRPKSMSFNYKYTPGDEYLQFDGAVSSPVEGAVDSCLVYMYLQKREGESIQRIGTAAMQHSDTVTEWTKEKLEVIYGEIENPVPGFRLRPEETGWADADATPTHVIITFTSTSAGDYFRGAIGSVLMVDDISIEY
- a CDS encoding SulP family inorganic anion transporter, translated to MRNQYFIAPWLKNYKKEYLSGDISAGLTVGIMLIPQGMAYASLAGLPPVYGLYAAMIPQFTYSLLGTSRQVAVGPVAIDSMLIAAAVSSLAAVGTDQYISAVILLTLMIGLIQLFFGVIKFGFLVNFLSKPVISGFTSAAAFVIGIDQLNNFFGISVDHKSSTLITLFSTLKQFDQFNWYAVLIGISGILLIRLTKKFGKGIPGSLVAVIVGLVIMYSFNLEINVLGKIPSGFPEFSIPNITYDMVLKLLPSAFAIALIAYMESISVSKALQQRHKGEYEIDNNKEFIALGIGDIIGSFFGSFHGTGGFSRSAVNDQAGAKTNLASIISGVLLLVTLLFLTPFFESLPKAIIASIILVAVYGLIDTSYPKFLWKTKREDFYMLLFTFLITLLWGIQEGILSGMLLSLLLLVKRTATPHIAILGRLKGTEDYRNIQRFKDAEVREDVIVIRQDAQLYFANSSHFYDKIRCEIDQKKGDLKLLVLHFGSVSNIDTTALSSLEDLIYDLKQEGIRTYFSEVIGPVRDFFNRVGLTQRLGKDHFFLDVQSAIDYYDKKGNQLEIRRNFERAIQSNEFKERNI
- a CDS encoding MalY/PatB family protein, with amino-acid sequence MKYDFDQIINREGYSTVKYDLREVIFNEKDIIPLWVADMDFATAPEIVDALQKRVSHPIYGYTLQNDEFWNAIINWTYKRHQWKVIKNELVFVPGIVPGLGMLVQALTNVNDKVALFSPVYPPFYENIEKNKRELVNIPLINNDNYYSIDFGTFEDELKKGCKLLMFCNPHNPSGRVWKKEELEKLLDLCDQYDCNIISDEIHADLTLFGNKHVPFASLSAIAEKRVITCMAPSKTFNLAGLNCAYLIFKNPKIKSLYLDEVKHMHLDFGGTIGTEALKAAYNHGEDWYQELLKYIEGNIKYVQEELKDTPIKIMPIEATYLLWLDCRGINESASMIVNFFHQKAKVGVQDGRHFGYTGAGFMRLNTACPRSVLEEAIKRIKGNLE
- a CDS encoding T9SS type A sorting domain-containing protein, whose amino-acid sequence is MNYKLKLSLLLSLLLLATFKVTYGQISTKSLFIKGEVLPSGIEQLKLISAGDSNFETILYATKSGEVFFESLEGEQIGKSTSNVLSSNGTSIYLDVKGSQALFHIHVNLMNMSYEVTELKGLSVLTKLDEYNSEWSTPMELLYSYKNKVLTFEVPYSFLLQDRYKIVADADKTLEWYGATVSNLSYTNQLNNNTDNGIITDFSFDFYYDLGISSISINNEKKHLVNSLSTTNNNVIILGTEYDNVGNKYVVGNCLDCDGDSVGYIQKNNGDKFLFSTTFQNKRGAFFQVSEDGEVISVLVNNNTENGITFNNVNYTVTNEDQLVLFVLNNDLTVNYTKKVFNSSNLGLIEKDGYDLSIDLENNIYTQLYLADSEVTVNEINETFGSESIIQLTKWDASGSHQWSKNLTFDQKSDFEASIMTTDRSGNIYVVGDLVTDGFQFDGSLSTYHVSNDLFALKIDTEFQIRNFSLFSQRNPEKLSTIYSIEGGQDQAFVTGVYYEGELINYYGYFESNNYSKGYFITSFHNERFDKFASFYLDDPSLINKENISIKADQFENYYAVVNTSSKTEIFMDQSDRMYINEFSSGVNVFKFYKDYVFKGYGRVRYEGINYTNLDIDLSNGIKINGNITGSGSVVYNEKSVESISSNNKTLQIDFELDPTTSFKDRHPILSSKELTIGGSSVTRSMLSVLNKRDNIFYGINYLKNDAGIYFMTDNGDKLSIDEQSNLIPSSTEYQLNGNGDYSSYYYTVDIYNKKVALHEITSVAYLPKVDDKLGTAVEISRVEHHSDKGIIKYISEEIALEHEFYFMLNGDTTLLIGDERTVDIRFPVRANKGQKAQLVFYIDYQYGYFSYEIITDMTSKINEVRYDSIYDYTAIESDIENNIYRFGSSIENQNTSNLQKLNSVGEVLINKNFSLGTVDEFGNNLKVDETSGNVILVLQNPNNASSFTYDNNEHSLMADSKSVIVYLDNELNLLNYSTSTGSSQDISVTTFDGLGYYAEYEHNDDIIYIHRLDTEKVEEVTFLTVNQIGSYYLITLTADKQGLLYLSGEFISKGISTEEGELEAFKNREVNSPLIAINSSDGSVKWAKSLISGQSGGGTGWPTGFQAGDNSVYITGWIYSNDTLFEGHLIPKDEGVEAGDFSNFVIKIDSEGIPVWSEFLPYDHKYGYNYGYTRLLVDDENLYYLLDIRSDVVTSGQESIYTTSTKEMYNALIKYSKDGNREKVTPLRPVFYSLKDMVKVNDQVIISGGITFENRYLNYQDHKYLHKEEEKLNYTLFIEDEYSFTPEPNDHLNEVTWEIDMQPLIEALLFEPDKDTLSININGVSVSLSRDVYSHKGNGIYTFVYNFEKGDITYELLVNGDKEDVSLNRSHTVSEGENLINVTYQFSNYQEFQDEHLVIENIDEEVIEIRVDETLFSSLTGLDKKFILIQANGESIPDYVIFDEETLTITIDVTKLPSGTRVKAIEELDLILVGSDELQNTVAVAIILSLEDYLDEIDGDITSLDNDLKNQIKVFPTKTEGVIHIQTTLTSYNVSVYDINGKLLFTESSKENMSIKTDGFSSGLLIVKISSNSGSYNYKVIN
- a CDS encoding MBL fold metallo-hydrolase; the protein is MKIEQIYTGCLAQGAYYIESKGEAVIIDPLRETKPYLEKATKEGAKIKYIFETHFHADFVSGHVSLAEETGAAIVFGPTAKTSYDAHIAEDGEVFNVGDITITVLHTPGHTQESSSFLLKDESGKDVALFSGDTLFIGDVGRPDLAVKSDLTQEDLAGLLFDSLRNKIMPLADDVVVYPAHGAGSACGKNMSKETHDTLGNQKKTNYALRADMTKAEFIKEVTTGLATPPQYFPKNVKLNKEGYENIDQILDRGNVALSPQLFEEIVNAEGALMLDTRAPQTFKDGFIPNSINIGVKGGFAPWVGALIVDLKQPIVIIADEGSEEEVITRLSRVGYDNTLGYLEGGINSWKAAGKEVDSIESISADEFKSRLANDINVIDARKNSEYISEHISNEKVVNKPLDHINTEWSDLDKEATYYIHCAGGYRSMIASSIMKSRGFDNIIDVKGGFKAIKEAGIETTEYVCPSTLL
- a CDS encoding porin family protein; protein product: MKFIYLWVALFSVTFFTSSLQAQTSEEQNNEKSLVWGGRFSINFGASVPLYFQDIPKRYSWSTTFNPSVGAYVEIPLKEDRKSVHIELIYTRKGNSTEATVENRYFKVSDNYQGYVTGDVQTNISLNYIEIPIQFKTNLSKKDNGWYAIAGLYVAAMVSGTFDGILYAGGTLEDIVGSSTEIGRDTPYDYSSDLVNFDWGAQFGIQKEIGDHFTVDTQIAWGFNGIFPRGYDTVDPNLFNLYGKVGVLYKIGK